Part of the Sphingomonadaceae bacterium OTU29LAMAA1 genome, ATGCGGTCGGCGACTGGGCATTCCACTGCCACCTGCTCTACCACATGCATGCGGGCATGATGCAGGTCGTCACCATCCGGCCGGATGACGACGCCGGGAGCCCGGGATGAAGCTGCTCGTCCCGAAACTGGCGCCGGGCCTGTTGCTGGCGCTGTCGTGTCCGACCGCCGCGCAGACGCACGACATGGGCGGCATGACGATGCCCGCACCGCAGCGTCCTGCACCTGCGACCGCGGCGCCCGCCGATCCCTGTCCGCCAGACCATGCGGCGATGGGCCATTGCACGCCAACCTTGCCACCGGCCGCGCAGCCCTCACCGGGCGACGGGCCGGTCGGCACCGATCGGCCTGCGGGCGACGCCGCCCCCCCTGCCCCGCCGACGACGCTCGCCGCGAGCCGCTACTACGATCCCGACGCGATGCAGCGGGCGGACCGGATGATGCGCGACGAACACGGCGGCATGCGGTTCGGCCAGATCGTCCTCAACCTCGCCGAGGCGCAGATGCGCAGCGGGCGCGACGGCTATCGCTGGGACGGCGAGGGCTGGTTCGGTGGCGACATCCACCGGCTCGTCGTCAAGAGCGAGGGCGAGGCGACGTTCGGCGATCGGATCGACGAGGCGGACGTGCAGGTCCTGTATGCCAAGGCGATCGACCCGTACTGGAACCTGCAAGCCGGTCTGCGGCAGGACCTGGGCCGCGGCACACGAACGTACGCCACGGTCGGGATCGAAGGCCTGGCGCCCTATTGGTTCGATGTTGAGGGTGCGGTGTTCCTGTCGGACAAGGGCGATATCCTCGCGCGGGCGGAGGCGTGGTACGACCAGCGGATCACCCAGCGCCTCGTCCTCCAGCCGCGCGTCGAGGTGAATCTCGCCGCGCAGGACGTGCCTGCCAGCCGGATCGGTGCCGGCCTGTCGACGGCCGAGGCCGGCGCACGGCTGCGCTACGAGGTCACGCGCGAATTCGCACCCTATGTCGGGCTATCGTGGGAACGCCGCTACGGAGCGACCGTGCGCTATGCGCGTGCCGATGGCGACGGCACCGGTGGCGTCTCACTCGCGCTGGGTATCCGCGCCTGGTTCTGACCGGGCGCGGGGTCAGGGTTCACTCCTGATCCTGCATCCGGGGCGCGATCGTCAGTTGCTGGACGACGGCGCGGCGCGGCTGGGTCAGCAGATAGTGCACGCCCACCGCGATATCCTCGGCCCGCAGCATCGTCTCTTCCGCGATCATCGCCCGCTGTTTGTCCGCTGGAATATCAGGATATTGGAAGTCGGCACCGGTCTTGCCCGGTTCGACCAGCGCGACCTTGATACCCTTGGGTCCGAGTTCCTTGCGCAGCGCTTCGGCAAAGCCGGCGATGCCAGCCTTCATCCCGGCGTAAACGGTCGATCCGGGCCCGAGCACATGCGCGCTCATCGATCCGATCAACACGATGTCGCCACCCTCTCCCAATGCGTCCGACGCGGCCTTCGCACTGAGCACGTACGCGGTGAAATCCGTCGCAATGGCATAGCGGATCGCGTCCGCGTCCATGTCGGTCAGGCCCTGCGCCGGTACGGCAGCGTTGATGACGACGATGTCGATCCCGCCCAGCGACCGGGCGGCTGCCGCGAAGACCCTGTCGACGCCATCCGGTTCGGCGAGGTCGATCGCCAGCCCGTCGCCTTCACCGACGTCACGGATGCGACGGAGCGCATCGTCGAGGTGTTCGGGCGTCCGGCCGCACACGAACACCTTCGCACCCGACGCCGCGAGCAGCACCGCCGTCGCCCGGCCGATCCCGGTCGTGCCGCCGGTGACGAGAACCCGGCGCCCGGCCAGCGAGGAATGGGCGGTATGGGCATCGCGGTCGTCGGTCATCGCAAACTCTCCAGTGGCTGCGGCCATGACGCGCGTACCGACAAGCGGGTTCCCGACCGGTCATGCCATTGCGAAGGGGCAATTTGTACCAGCTGACGGGTAGTTCGGGAGGATATGTCCCGACCGATACCGGCGTTACGACGAGGTATGAACGATGATAGCGATTCCTCGCCAAGTCCTGCCGACCGCTCCGGCCCGTCGGAACGAACCTATTGGTCGATGCGCGCCGATGTTCATCGGCAACGCGCTGAAGACGCACAGGAAAAAGACACGCGGTCGATCCACCTCAAGCTTGCCGAACTCTACGACGAACATGCGGCAACGGTCGGTATAGTGCATCCGGATCAGTAGGATACGCAAAGATACCAGGAACGGGCCGCCGCACGGACGGTTGATGCGCTGAACCGATCGCCTGCCGCGATCGGGCGATGGGGCGGTTCCATGAAAGTCTTCCTGGCCACTATGCTTGGTGCGACGACTCTCGCCGGTTGTGCGGCACCTGCGACCCGGGTGTCGACGGGACTGCAGCGCTATGGGCTGGACGCCGGTCGCGCCGATTGTGTCGGCACACGATTGCAGGGCGATCTTTCTATCGGTCAGCTTCAGCAGCTGGGCCGCGCTGCAGCCGCGTATCGATCGGGCGACACCACCCCCGGCACGCTGACCGCGTCCGACCTGCTGCGGGTGGCCGGCGAGTTGAAGGACCCGGCCATCCCCGTCGCGGTCGGCAAGGCCGCTGCGGGTTGCGGCGTCCTTTTCTAGGATCGCCGCGTATCTCATTTCGCCAAAGGAACGATCATGAACGAAGACGAATTCAAGGGCGGCGCCCGCTACATCGGCGGCAAGGTCGAAAAGGCTGTCGGCGATGCGGTCGAAAGCCGGTCGTGGCAGGTCGATGGCGTGGTGGATCAGGTCGCGGGCGGCATCCAGCACGGTTATGGTCGCGCTCGATCGATCCTCGACGATGCCATCGAGAGCGCGCCCGAACTGGCGGAGGAAGCCCGCGATCGGCTGAAGGTCGCCGGCGAGCGCGCGGCGGATACGGCACAGAAGAGCGGCAGGATCGCGGCCGAGACGGTTCGCGACACGCCCGTGCTGTGGGCGGTCGCCGCCGCCATGGGCGCCTATGCACTGGCGTGGTTCGTCCACGGCCGTCGCGCCTGAGGCCGACGGTGACGACGGCATCGTTCAAGTCGCTGCGCGAAACCGCGGATCTGCGCCACTTGCGCCAGATCATCGTCGGCCTCGACGAAGGCGTGATCCTGATCGATCCCGACCAGAGCCTGCTTTGGGCGAACGATGCCGCATTGGCCATGCACGGCGTCGACAGCCTCGCCGCGCTGGGCACCGACGTCGACGAATATCGCGCCCGCTTCCAGTTGCGCTACCGCAACAATCACCGGGTCGAGGCGGACGA contains:
- a CDS encoding SDR family oxidoreductase, giving the protein MTDDRDAHTAHSSLAGRRVLVTGGTTGIGRATAVLLAASGAKVFVCGRTPEHLDDALRRIRDVGEGDGLAIDLAEPDGVDRVFAAAARSLGGIDIVVINAAVPAQGLTDMDADAIRYAIATDFTAYVLSAKAASDALGEGGDIVLIGSMSAHVLGPGSTVYAGMKAGIAGFAEALRKELGPKGIKVALVEPGKTGADFQYPDIPADKQRAMIAEETMLRAEDIAVGVHYLLTQPRRAVVQQLTIAPRMQDQE
- a CDS encoding copper resistance protein B, which translates into the protein MKLLVPKLAPGLLLALSCPTAAQTHDMGGMTMPAPQRPAPATAAPADPCPPDHAAMGHCTPTLPPAAQPSPGDGPVGTDRPAGDAAPPAPPTTLAASRYYDPDAMQRADRMMRDEHGGMRFGQIVLNLAEAQMRSGRDGYRWDGEGWFGGDIHRLVVKSEGEATFGDRIDEADVQVLYAKAIDPYWNLQAGLRQDLGRGTRTYATVGIEGLAPYWFDVEGAVFLSDKGDILARAEAWYDQRITQRLVLQPRVEVNLAAQDVPASRIGAGLSTAEAGARLRYEVTREFAPYVGLSWERRYGATVRYARADGDGTGGVSLALGIRAWF
- a CDS encoding CsbD family protein, with protein sequence MNEDEFKGGARYIGGKVEKAVGDAVESRSWQVDGVVDQVAGGIQHGYGRARSILDDAIESAPELAEEARDRLKVAGERAADTAQKSGRIAAETVRDTPVLWAVAAAMGAYALAWFVHGRRA